One segment of Acidovorax sp. DW039 DNA contains the following:
- the hrpA gene encoding ATP-dependent RNA helicase HrpA, producing MSSSEPRPSEPSRSFTLEFPESLPVSGKREEIMAAISQHQVVIVCGETGSGKTTQLPKIALALGRGKCNAKPGPDGKVRGQLIGHTQPRRIAASSVAKRIAEELKTPLGDVVGYKVRFQDRLSRDASVKLMTDGILLAETQTDPLLKAYDTLIIDEAHERSLNIDFLLGYLRQILPRRPDLKIIVTSATIDADRFAKHFASAKGPAPVIMVSGRTFPVEQRYRPFEDSRDYGLNEAIADGVDELWQGNAGGDILVFLPGEREIREAADHLRKHLSHQPVMRNAEVLPLFARLSQAEQDRIFDGHTGRRIVLATNVAETSLTVPGIRYVIDAGTARVKRYSFRSKVEQLLVEPISQAAANQRAGRCGRVANGICIRLYDEADFNGRPRFTDPEILRSSLAGVILRMKSLHLGDVAQFPFIEAPSGRAIADGYQLLGELGAVDDANELTPIGVELSKLPLDPRVGRMILEARERRALDEVLVIASALSVQDVRDRPLEAQQQADQAHAKFDDEKSEFSGYLKLWKWINEARGGAPSLPSARAQKAMALKKAPSQAILPVGQRAAAPGPAPSPAPEAAPTHKLSNRQYEALLRQNFISIRRLREWRDIHTQLLTVVTEHGWRINTQPASYEQIHLSMLAGLLGNVGCKSDEDDWYLGARGIKFYKHPGAHLNKKPGRWIVAAELVETTRLFGRGIAAIEPQWIEQIGGHLLKKQMLDPHWEKKAAQVTALERATLYGIVIYNSRRVDFGKVDPHGARDIFLREALVQGEWETRLPFLAANQKLIAKVEELEHKSRRQDVLVDDELIYAFYDQQVPQDVCSGATFERWYKDASRANPELLRLTRDELMRHEAAGITTSAFPKTVRLGGVDCTASYLHEPGDPRDGITVTVPLFVLNQVSEERCEWLVPGMLKDKIQALLKSLPQRPRSRFVPLPESATRLAELFTAPERFGTGSLTDALLKQVRDETSLDVKRADFKLDMLSPHLFMNFRVVDEHGRQLGHGRNLGALKAEWGAKARGAFQALAGLKLGGQGGSEQKTAPAPGNQAQAATKNVAKAAAPAASSAPTAPAGQRYTTWTFGELPELMEIKKGGQTLVGFPALIDGGDAVTIEVFDEPEVAAAKHRAGLRRLFALQIKDALKYLEKNIPDLQKMAVAYMPLGTQEDLRNQIIDVALDRAFLLDPLPTDESDFKRRVDEGRGRLTLIANEVARLAFTILTEYAAAARKIKDTKNAPDATADVQQQLLRLVPKNFIAAAPWAQLAHFPRYLKAITLRLDKYRADPARDAGKLAELRPQEQRYWRLVAERKGAVDARMQELRWLLEELRVSFFAQELRTPQPVSVKRLDKLWAQVNS from the coding sequence ATGTCGTCTTCTGAACCGCGTCCGTCCGAGCCATCCCGCAGCTTCACGCTGGAGTTTCCCGAATCCCTGCCCGTATCGGGCAAGCGCGAAGAGATCATGGCCGCGATCAGCCAGCACCAGGTCGTCATCGTGTGCGGCGAAACGGGCTCCGGCAAAACCACGCAGCTGCCCAAGATTGCGCTGGCTTTGGGACGTGGCAAGTGCAATGCCAAGCCGGGCCCGGATGGAAAGGTGCGTGGCCAGCTCATCGGCCACACCCAGCCGCGCCGTATTGCCGCCAGCAGCGTTGCCAAGCGCATTGCTGAAGAGCTGAAAACCCCACTGGGCGATGTGGTGGGCTACAAGGTGCGGTTCCAGGACCGCCTGAGCCGCGATGCCTCCGTCAAGCTGATGACGGACGGCATCTTGCTCGCAGAGACGCAGACCGACCCGCTGCTCAAGGCCTACGACACCCTCATCATCGACGAGGCGCACGAACGCAGCCTCAACATCGACTTTCTGCTGGGCTACCTGCGCCAGATCCTGCCGCGCAGGCCTGATCTGAAGATCATCGTCACCTCGGCAACGATTGATGCGGACCGGTTTGCCAAGCATTTCGCATCGGCCAAAGGGCCTGCCCCGGTCATCATGGTGTCCGGCCGCACCTTCCCGGTCGAGCAGCGCTACCGCCCGTTTGAAGACAGCCGTGACTATGGCCTGAACGAGGCCATTGCCGACGGGGTGGACGAACTCTGGCAGGGCAATGCGGGTGGCGACATCCTGGTCTTTTTGCCCGGCGAGCGCGAAATCCGCGAGGCTGCCGACCATCTGCGCAAACACCTGTCGCACCAACCCGTGATGCGCAATGCCGAGGTGCTGCCGCTGTTTGCGCGCCTGTCGCAGGCCGAGCAGGACCGCATCTTTGACGGCCACACCGGCCGCCGCATCGTGCTGGCGACCAACGTGGCCGAGACCTCGCTCACGGTGCCAGGCATTCGATACGTGATTGACGCAGGCACAGCGCGCGTCAAGCGCTATAGTTTCCGTAGCAAGGTGGAGCAGCTGCTGGTCGAGCCCATCAGCCAGGCCGCCGCCAACCAGCGTGCGGGCCGCTGCGGCCGCGTGGCCAACGGCATCTGCATTCGCCTGTATGACGAGGCAGACTTCAACGGTCGCCCGCGCTTTACCGACCCGGAAATCCTGCGGTCATCGCTGGCAGGCGTCATCCTGCGCATGAAGTCGCTGCACCTGGGCGATGTGGCGCAGTTTCCGTTCATCGAAGCACCTTCGGGCCGCGCGATTGCCGACGGCTACCAGTTGCTGGGCGAGTTGGGCGCAGTGGACGATGCGAACGAGTTGACGCCCATTGGCGTGGAACTGTCCAAGCTGCCGCTGGACCCGCGCGTGGGCCGCATGATTCTGGAGGCGCGCGAGCGCCGAGCGCTGGACGAAGTGCTGGTCATTGCCAGTGCCCTCAGCGTGCAGGACGTGCGCGACCGGCCGCTGGAGGCGCAGCAGCAGGCCGACCAGGCGCACGCCAAGTTCGACGACGAGAAGAGCGAGTTCAGCGGGTATCTCAAGCTGTGGAAGTGGATCAATGAGGCCCGGGGCGGGGCACCCAGCCTGCCCTCAGCCCGCGCGCAAAAGGCCATGGCGCTCAAAAAAGCGCCTTCGCAAGCCATCTTGCCCGTGGGGCAGCGGGCCGCCGCGCCGGGGCCTGCTCCCTCCCCAGCGCCGGAAGCCGCGCCCACCCACAAGCTCAGCAACCGCCAGTACGAGGCGCTACTGCGGCAGAACTTCATCAGCATCCGCCGCCTGCGCGAGTGGCGCGACATCCACACTCAGCTGCTCACCGTGGTGACGGAGCATGGCTGGCGCATCAACACGCAACCGGCCAGCTACGAGCAGATTCACCTCTCGATGCTGGCGGGCCTGCTGGGCAACGTGGGCTGCAAGAGCGACGAGGATGACTGGTACCTGGGCGCGCGTGGCATCAAGTTCTACAAGCACCCCGGCGCGCACCTGAACAAGAAGCCCGGCCGCTGGATCGTGGCGGCCGAATTGGTGGAGACCACGCGCCTGTTCGGCCGGGGCATCGCCGCCATCGAGCCGCAATGGATTGAACAGATTGGCGGCCACCTGCTCAAGAAGCAGATGCTGGACCCGCACTGGGAGAAGAAGGCTGCCCAGGTCACCGCGCTGGAGCGCGCCACGCTGTACGGCATCGTCATCTACAACAGCCGCCGCGTGGACTTTGGCAAGGTGGACCCGCACGGTGCGCGCGACATCTTCCTGCGCGAGGCGCTGGTGCAGGGCGAGTGGGAAACCCGCCTGCCGTTCCTGGCCGCCAACCAGAAGCTGATCGCCAAGGTGGAAGAGCTGGAGCACAAATCCCGCCGCCAGGACGTGCTGGTGGACGACGAACTGATCTACGCCTTCTACGACCAGCAGGTGCCGCAGGACGTGTGCAGCGGCGCGACCTTCGAGCGCTGGTACAAGGACGCAAGCCGTGCCAACCCCGAGCTGCTCAGGCTCACCCGCGACGAGCTGATGCGCCACGAGGCCGCGGGCATCACCACCAGCGCCTTCCCCAAAACCGTGCGCCTGGGCGGCGTGGACTGCACCGCCAGCTACCTGCACGAGCCCGGCGACCCGCGCGACGGCATCACCGTGACGGTGCCGCTGTTCGTGCTCAACCAGGTGAGCGAGGAGCGCTGCGAATGGCTGGTGCCCGGCATGCTCAAGGACAAGATCCAGGCACTGCTCAAGAGCCTGCCGCAGCGCCCGCGCAGCCGCTTTGTGCCTCTGCCTGAATCCGCCACGCGGCTGGCCGAGCTGTTCACCGCGCCTGAACGATTCGGCACCGGCAGCCTCACTGACGCGCTGCTCAAGCAGGTGCGCGACGAGACCTCGCTCGACGTGAAACGGGCAGACTTCAAGCTCGACATGCTCAGCCCGCATCTGTTCATGAACTTCCGCGTGGTGGACGAACATGGCCGCCAGCTCGGCCATGGCCGTAACCTGGGCGCGCTCAAGGCCGAATGGGGGGCCAAGGCGCGCGGGGCCTTCCAGGCGCTGGCGGGGCTCAAGCTGGGCGGGCAGGGCGGTTCAGAGCAAAAAACGGCTCCAGCGCCCGGTAATCAAGCGCAGGCTGCTACTAAAAACGTAGCAAAGGCGGCAGCGCCTGCTGCATCCTCAGCACCCACGGCCCCGGCCGGCCAGCGCTACACCACCTGGACGTTTGGTGAGCTGCCCGAGCTTATGGAGATCAAGAAAGGCGGGCAGACGCTGGTGGGCTTTCCGGCGCTGATTGATGGCGGCGATGCCGTCACCATCGAAGTGTTTGATGAGCCGGAGGTTGCGGCCGCCAAGCACCGCGCAGGCCTGCGCCGCCTGTTTGCGCTGCAGATCAAGGATGCACTCAAGTACCTGGAAAAGAACATCCCAGACCTGCAAAAAATGGCTGTGGCCTACATGCCGCTGGGTACGCAAGAAGACTTGCGCAACCAGATCATTGACGTGGCCTTGGACCGGGCCTTTTTGCTCGACCCGCTGCCGACCGATGAGTCCGACTTCAAACGCCGCGTGGACGAAGGGCGGGGGCGCCTGACGCTGATTGCCAACGAAGTGGCCCGTTTGGCGTTCACCATCCTCACGGAATACGCCGCTGCCGCCCGCAAGATCAAGGACACCAAAAACGCGCCCGATGCCACGGCTGATGTACAGCAGCAGTTGCTGCGCCTGGTGCCCAAGAACTTCATCGCCGCGGCCCCGTGGGCACAATTGGCGCACTTCCCGCGCTACCTCAAGGCCATCACGTTGCGGCTGGACAAGTACCGCGCCGACCCCGCACGCGACGCTGGCAAGCTGGCCGAGCTGCGCCCGCAAGAGCAGCGCTACTGGCGCTTGGTGGCTGAGCGCAAGGGCGCGGTGGATGCGCGCATGCAAGAACTGCGCTGGCTGCTGGAGGAGCTGCGCGTGAGCTTCTTCGCGCAAGAGCTGCGCACGCCCCAGCCGGTGAGCGTGAAGCGGCTGGACAAGCTGTGGGCTCAGGTCAACAGCTGA
- a CDS encoding CBS domain-containing protein, which translates to MKQIADVMTRGVRTLSPQDSCLLAAQAMKELDIGSVPVCDAQRLVGMVTDRDIVLRSVAQERPDANLGEIMSPEPVYCYADEPLDKALQTMRGEQIRRLPVVDRDKRLVGMIALGDIATDGDEAAAGDAVRDISEPSRPDRSHLSAVSGNAGGGEN; encoded by the coding sequence ATGAAGCAAATTGCCGATGTCATGACACGGGGCGTACGCACCCTTTCACCTCAGGATTCGTGCTTGCTCGCGGCGCAGGCCATGAAGGAGCTGGACATTGGTTCGGTGCCTGTGTGCGATGCGCAGCGCCTGGTGGGCATGGTGACAGACCGCGACATCGTGCTGCGTTCTGTGGCCCAGGAGCGGCCCGACGCGAACCTGGGCGAAATCATGTCGCCCGAACCGGTCTATTGCTACGCAGACGAGCCTTTGGACAAAGCGCTGCAGACCATGCGGGGCGAACAGATTCGGCGCTTACCGGTGGTGGACCGGGACAAGCGTCTGGTGGGCATGATCGCGCTGGGTGACATTGCCACAGATGGCGACGAGGCTGCGGCGGGTGACGCGGTTCGGGATATTTCCGAGCCTTCCCGCCCTGATCGATCGCACCTCTCGGCGGTCAGCGGCAATGCCGGTGGCGGGGAGAACTGA
- a CDS encoding long-chain fatty acid--CoA ligase, with product MRPHHKFWPRRLPHSITMPAVSLWDNLATNARRYPDKAALVFFGSTLTYAQLAVGAERLAARLAALGVQRGDRVVLCMQNCPQLVMAHFAILRANAVVVPVNPMNRAEELKHYITDPDTKVAVTTADLAPELAKASNDLPEELRLRHLIITHFADAFDPDVGGPDAPPEAWRDWLLTRHPVPELHGAQAHAWLDCMASSEPAPPLQAGPQDLALLPYTSGTTGLPKGCMHLHKSIMHNAVASSLWGSGSVDSVTLAVVPMFHITGMVSVMHTSIYCGATLVIMPRWDRDLAGRLISRYRVTTWTNIPTMVIDLLGSPHFASYDLSSLAYIGGGGAAMPQAVAQRLLEQYGLRYAEGYGLTETAAPSHANPPDNPKQQCLGVPFMSVDARVVDPDTLQEVPVGEQGEIIIHGPQVFEGYWKRPDATASAFVELDGKRFFRSGDLGRMDEDGYFFLTDRLKRMINASGFKVWPAEVEALMFRHPAIQEACIIAAQDSYRGETVKAVVVLRASHKDTTEQQIMDWCRENMAVYKAPRIVQFMDALPKSGSGKVMWRLLQESESAARSGHGSGG from the coding sequence ATGCGTCCGCACCATAAGTTCTGGCCCCGCCGCCTGCCCCATTCGATCACCATGCCAGCGGTTTCGCTGTGGGATAACCTGGCGACCAATGCCCGGCGTTACCCTGACAAGGCGGCACTCGTCTTCTTTGGGAGCACTCTGACCTATGCCCAACTGGCCGTGGGGGCCGAACGGCTGGCTGCGCGCCTGGCTGCGCTGGGGGTGCAGCGCGGCGATCGTGTCGTGCTTTGCATGCAGAACTGCCCGCAATTGGTGATGGCGCACTTTGCCATCCTGCGGGCCAATGCGGTGGTAGTGCCGGTGAACCCGATGAACCGGGCGGAGGAGTTGAAGCACTACATCACAGACCCGGACACCAAGGTGGCTGTTACCACGGCAGACCTAGCACCTGAGCTGGCCAAGGCGAGCAACGATCTACCGGAAGAGTTGCGCCTGCGCCATCTGATCATCACGCACTTCGCAGATGCTTTTGACCCCGATGTCGGAGGGCCCGACGCGCCACCCGAGGCGTGGCGTGATTGGTTGTTGACGCGCCATCCCGTGCCTGAACTGCACGGGGCGCAAGCCCATGCATGGCTGGACTGCATGGCAAGCTCTGAGCCTGCGCCTCCTTTGCAGGCGGGTCCGCAGGACTTGGCTTTGCTGCCCTACACCAGCGGCACCACCGGCCTGCCCAAGGGCTGCATGCATTTGCACAAGAGCATCATGCACAACGCGGTGGCCAGCAGCCTTTGGGGCAGCGGCTCGGTCGACAGTGTGACGCTGGCCGTGGTGCCGATGTTTCACATCACCGGCATGGTCAGCGTGATGCATACGTCGATTTACTGCGGCGCTACGCTGGTCATCATGCCCCGCTGGGACCGCGATCTGGCGGGACGCCTGATCTCGCGGTATCGGGTAACCACGTGGACCAACATCCCCACCATGGTGATTGACCTGCTGGGCAGCCCCCACTTTGCCAGCTACGACCTCTCCAGCCTGGCCTACATCGGGGGCGGAGGGGCGGCCATGCCCCAGGCCGTGGCTCAGCGCCTGCTGGAGCAATATGGGCTGCGGTATGCCGAGGGCTATGGCCTGACCGAGACGGCCGCTCCATCGCATGCCAACCCGCCAGACAACCCCAAACAGCAATGCCTGGGAGTGCCCTTCATGAGCGTGGATGCACGTGTGGTGGACCCTGACACGCTGCAGGAAGTGCCGGTGGGTGAGCAGGGTGAAATCATCATTCACGGCCCCCAGGTGTTTGAAGGCTACTGGAAGCGCCCTGATGCCACCGCCTCTGCTTTTGTGGAGCTGGATGGCAAGCGATTTTTCCGTTCAGGAGATCTGGGCCGCATGGATGAGGACGGCTATTTCTTCCTGACCGACCGGCTCAAGCGCATGATCAACGCGAGCGGCTTCAAGGTGTGGCCAGCGGAGGTCGAGGCGCTGATGTTCCGCCACCCCGCCATTCAGGAGGCCTGCATCATTGCAGCGCAGGACAGCTATCGCGGAGAGACCGTCAAGGCCGTTGTGGTGCTGCGCGCATCGCACAAGGATACGACCGAGCAGCAAATCATGGACTGGTGCCGCGAAAACATGGCGGTGTACAAGGCTCCGCGCATCGTGCAGTTCATGGATGCGCTGCCCAAGAGTGGTAGCGGCAAGGTGATGTGGCGGCTGTTGCAGGAGAGCGAGTCAGCCGCCCGCAGTGGGCACGGCTCTGGCGGCTAG
- a CDS encoding PilZ domain-containing protein: protein MPHERRHYVRVQFDAPALLTIATAAFSVQVLDLSLKGALVTLPEQATVPPGMPCQLTLPLADTGDHIAMTAGIAHVDGNHAGLLCRSIDLDSVTHLRRLIELQLGDPALLERDLAELIQSASN, encoded by the coding sequence ATGCCACATGAGCGCCGCCACTACGTGCGTGTGCAGTTTGACGCACCCGCCCTGCTGACCATCGCCACGGCAGCGTTCAGCGTACAGGTGCTGGACTTGTCTCTGAAGGGTGCGCTGGTAACGTTGCCAGAACAGGCCACCGTCCCCCCCGGCATGCCTTGCCAGCTCACCCTTCCCTTGGCAGATACTGGCGATCACATTGCCATGACTGCGGGGATAGCGCATGTGGACGGCAATCACGCAGGCCTGCTGTGCCGCAGCATCGACCTGGACAGCGTCACCCATCTTCGGCGATTGATTGAACTGCAGCTGGGCGACCCCGCCCTTCTGGAGCGGGACCTCGCCGAGCTGATCCAGTCAGCCAGCAACTGA
- a CDS encoding AI-2E family transporter, whose protein sequence is MNQHPFQQKTFLLLLTLVTVGFGAILWQFHGAIFWGMVLAILFAPLHRKMLLNMPGRENLAALCTLTVCLVIVILPMTLITVSLVQEANAIYERLKSGQINIGAYVQQVVAALPAWAINLLERLNLTTLAQVQQKLSSVASQASQMIATQAVSIGQNTLEFIVGFGIMLYLLFFLLRDGRSLALRIGQATPLDNEHKKQLVSKFTTVIRATVKGNIVVAASQGALGGMIFWILGIQGPVLWGVLMAFLSLLPAVGAGLIWVPVAIYFLATGAVWQGVVLTLFGVFVIGLVDNILRPVLVGKDTKMPDYVVLISTLGGMAIFGLTGFVIGPVIAALFIACWDIAVSAPSQGQTPPAA, encoded by the coding sequence ATGAACCAACATCCGTTTCAGCAAAAAACCTTTCTGCTTCTGCTCACGCTTGTTACCGTGGGATTCGGGGCAATCCTTTGGCAATTTCACGGGGCCATCTTCTGGGGCATGGTGCTCGCCATTCTGTTCGCCCCACTGCACCGCAAAATGCTTTTGAATATGCCCGGGCGCGAGAATCTGGCGGCACTTTGCACGCTCACGGTGTGCCTGGTGATCGTGATTCTTCCGATGACCTTGATCACTGTCTCGCTGGTTCAAGAGGCCAACGCCATTTATGAGCGACTCAAGTCCGGCCAAATCAACATAGGCGCCTACGTGCAGCAGGTAGTGGCGGCCCTGCCCGCTTGGGCCATCAATCTTTTGGAGCGCCTGAATCTGACCACGCTGGCTCAGGTTCAGCAAAAACTGTCCTCCGTGGCGTCACAGGCCAGCCAGATGATTGCAACCCAGGCTGTGAGCATTGGTCAGAACACGCTGGAATTCATTGTGGGCTTCGGCATCATGCTGTACCTGCTGTTCTTCCTGCTGCGCGACGGACGCAGCCTTGCGCTGCGGATCGGTCAGGCCACGCCGCTGGACAACGAGCACAAGAAACAGTTGGTCAGCAAATTCACCACCGTCATCCGTGCCACCGTCAAAGGCAACATCGTGGTGGCAGCCTCGCAAGGCGCATTGGGGGGGATGATCTTCTGGATTCTGGGCATTCAGGGCCCCGTCCTGTGGGGCGTGCTGATGGCGTTTCTCTCACTGTTGCCCGCTGTGGGTGCCGGCCTGATCTGGGTTCCGGTCGCCATTTACTTCCTGGCGACAGGAGCAGTCTGGCAGGGCGTGGTTTTGACCCTGTTTGGGGTGTTCGTGATCGGCCTGGTGGACAACATCCTGCGCCCCGTACTGGTTGGCAAGGACACCAAGATGCCAGACTACGTGGTGCTGATTTCCACACTGGGCGGCATGGCCATCTTTGGCCTGACGGGATTCGTGATCGGCCCAGTGATCGCCGCCCTCTTCATTGCATGCTGGGACATCGCCGTATCCGCCCCATCCCAAGGGCAGACACCGCCTGCCGCCTGA